In Rhodopirellula sp. P2, the DNA window GTGCCATCGATCGCTCGCGTGAGATGTTGGCTCAGTTGAACCCTGGATTGGGAACGTCACCGGCTGCCAACATCGCTTCGGCGGGAACGGCTGGCAAGCCAATTGGTGCGGCATCGGGACCGGTGGCCACCGTGGCTTCGGCACCTGCTCACCTCGCCAACCAAACACCTCCTAGCTACGCCGCACCGCCCAGCTACGCCATTCCTGGTGCGATGCAGCCCGCTGCGACCCAGCCAATTGTTCCTGGCAGCAATTCGGCGGTGAGCTTCCAGGAATCCAGTGCGGGGCAGACTGCGGAATCTCCGAAGGCGGATTCAGCAGCGGCCACGACCGACGCCAAGGGCTCCACTCCGCCAGTGAATTTCAGTTTGCCGGAGTGATCGGGTGTGTTGGGGAGCGTTCTCGCAGGGGAACCAAACCGCCGCGGGACGCCCGCGACGGGCGTTCGTCCGGGCATTTTGGCTCTCGAAGTCCGTCTGGCGGTCGTTTTTGTGGTCTTTCGGTCTTTCTGGGGCACTGTTCCGCTACCCAGGTTCGGTCGCCCCTGGTATGACCTGCGGGCATGATTGACGCAGAATTCAAAACGGCCTTGGAACAATTCGGACTCGAGCTCGACGAGCCTCTGGGCATGTCGCTGCAGCAATACGCGCAGTCGCTGTGGCGGTACAACGAGCAGATCAACCTGACCCGGCATACGACGTGGGATCTATTCGTCACCCGCGACTTACGTGATTGCTTGCAATTGGCTCAGTTGATCCAGCCCGGCGAAGAAGTCCTGGACATGGGCAGCGGCAACGGCGTGCCCGGCATCCCTTTGGCGATGTTGCGGCCCGACATCGAAGTCGCGCTGGCCGAATCGGTTGGCAAGCGTGCCAAGGTGCTCGACGAATTGGTGACCGAATTGAATCTGCCCGTGCCGGTCTACGCGGCTCGCGGCGAAGATTTATTGGAAGATTTTCGCTTCACCACGATCGTCAGCCGAGCGGTTGGCAGCCTGCTAAAGTTCTGCCGCTGGGTGGAGCCTCATTGGAGTCAGTTTGACCGGCTGTTGCTGATCAAAGGCCCCAAGTGGGTCGATGAACGGGGAGAGGCCCGTCATCACGGCGTGCTCAAAGGTCTGGATCTTCGCGTTGTGGCCACCTATCCGTTAGGGAACGTGGCTCCTGAGGTCACCGAGGCGGAAGAGGATGGCT includes these proteins:
- the rsmG gene encoding 16S rRNA (guanine(527)-N(7))-methyltransferase RsmG; amino-acid sequence: MIDAEFKTALEQFGLELDEPLGMSLQQYAQSLWRYNEQINLTRHTTWDLFVTRDLRDCLQLAQLIQPGEEVLDMGSGNGVPGIPLAMLRPDIEVALAESVGKRAKVLDELVTELNLPVPVYAARGEDLLEDFRFTTIVSRAVGSLLKFCRWVEPHWSQFDRLLLIKGPKWVDERGEARHHGVLKGLDLRVVATYPLGNVAPEVTEAEEDGSSETADVSRGVILELTKKKKG